The following proteins are co-located in the Pontibacillus halophilus JSM 076056 = DSM 19796 genome:
- a CDS encoding vWA domain-containing protein, translated as MNLVHDGDKSWRRRWIVSTGTIKQILLITDGCSNQGESPASVAALAEQQGIAVNVIGILEDQENEAATQGLSEVEEIALSGGGVSQIVYAESLSQTVQMVTKQAMTQTLQGVVNQELKHILGSKETMEDLPPEQRGEVMEVVEDLGERCGLEVLVLIDTSASMGNKLPTVQEALIDLSISLNARSGDNRFSIFSFPGKRKDLDKVMDWTPRLDSISSVFPKLATRGITPTGPAIREALKQFTKKRGLRGFLAKEETPHEQQWD; from the coding sequence GTGAATCTCGTCCATGATGGTGATAAATCATGGAGGAGGAGATGGATCGTGAGTACAGGTACAATTAAGCAAATACTGCTCATTACAGATGGGTGCTCCAACCAAGGAGAATCCCCTGCATCAGTGGCAGCGTTAGCCGAGCAACAAGGGATTGCGGTGAACGTCATTGGCATCTTGGAGGACCAAGAGAATGAAGCGGCGACACAAGGTCTTAGTGAGGTAGAGGAGATTGCGCTTTCTGGTGGTGGTGTAAGCCAGATTGTTTATGCTGAATCACTTTCACAGACTGTGCAAATGGTAACGAAACAGGCGATGACTCAAACACTGCAAGGGGTGGTGAATCAAGAGTTAAAGCATATTCTGGGTTCTAAAGAAACAATGGAAGACTTGCCTCCAGAACAGCGGGGCGAAGTTATGGAAGTGGTAGAGGATCTTGGTGAAAGATGTGGACTTGAGGTGCTTGTGCTAATTGATACGAGTGCGAGCATGGGCAACAAGCTGCCGACTGTACAGGAAGCTTTAATCGATTTATCAATCAGTTTGAACGCGCGTTCTGGTGATAATCGGTTCTCCATCTTTTCATTTCCCGGGAAAAGAAAAGATTTGGATAAAGTGATGGACTGGACTCCCCGCCTGGATTCCATCTCATCTGTATTTCCAAAGTTGGCTACAAGAGGGATTACACCCACGGGTCCTGCAATTCGCGAAGCGTTAAAGCAATTCACGAAAAAAAGAGGACTGAGAGGATTCCTCGCCAAAGAAGAGACGCCACATGAACAACAATGGGATTAA
- the ftsH gene encoding ATP-dependent zinc metalloprotease FtsH: protein MNRIFRNTIFYALIFLVVIGVVGLFQGDRDPSKEFTTSEFLNQLNNGEITQMTIQYTNHAYRITGELDSEGDDEANNFETEILDNEQLISQIRQTASENGIELDTEKAEEPSGWVQLLTSIIPFIIIFFLFFFLLNQAQGGGSRVMNFGKSKAKLYSEDKKKVRFKDVAGADEEKQELVEVVDFLKDPRKFAAIGARIPKGVLLVGPPGTGKTLLARAVAGEAGVPFFSISGSDFVEMFVGVGASRVRDLFENAKKNAPCIIFIDEIDAVGRQRGAGVGGGHDEREQTLNQLLVEMDGFGANEGIIIIAATNRPDILDPALLRPGRFDRQITVNRPDLKGREEVLKVHANNKTLDEESVDLHTIAMRTPGFSGADLENLLNEAALVAARSNKEKIDMESVDEAIDRVIAGPAKKSRVISKKERNIVAYHESGHTIIGMVLDEADVVHKVTIVPRGQAGGYAVMLPKEDRFFMTKPELLDKITGLLGGRVAEEVTFGEASTGAHNDFQRATSIARKMVTEYGMSEKLGPLQFGSTGGGQVFLGRDIQNEQNYSDTIAYEIDQEVQRIIMDCYNRAKQILTEHKDKLELTAQTLLERETLDATQIRSLFDEGKLPEGTVDIEKKQDSASENSDVKVNIQSKEDEEPSTEVNLDKKDDK from the coding sequence ATGAACCGAATATTTCGTAACACCATTTTTTATGCACTGATTTTCTTAGTCGTAATTGGGGTTGTTGGATTGTTCCAAGGTGACAGAGATCCATCCAAGGAATTCACTACGTCTGAATTTTTAAATCAGTTAAACAATGGTGAAATCACACAAATGACCATTCAATATACGAATCATGCTTACAGGATTACTGGTGAGCTCGATTCGGAAGGTGACGACGAAGCTAATAATTTCGAAACAGAAATTCTCGACAATGAACAATTGATTTCCCAAATTCGCCAGACAGCTAGTGAAAATGGGATCGAACTAGACACTGAAAAGGCAGAAGAGCCTAGTGGATGGGTACAGCTTCTAACGTCCATCATTCCATTTATTATTATCTTCTTCTTATTCTTCTTCTTACTCAACCAGGCTCAAGGTGGCGGAAGTCGCGTGATGAACTTCGGTAAGAGTAAGGCGAAGTTATACAGTGAAGATAAGAAAAAGGTTCGCTTTAAAGACGTTGCCGGCGCAGATGAAGAGAAGCAGGAACTTGTGGAAGTGGTTGATTTCCTTAAAGACCCGCGTAAATTTGCTGCAATCGGTGCACGTATTCCTAAAGGTGTACTATTAGTTGGACCTCCGGGTACTGGTAAAACACTACTTGCACGAGCGGTTGCTGGTGAAGCAGGTGTACCATTCTTCTCAATCAGTGGTTCCGACTTCGTTGAAATGTTTGTTGGTGTTGGTGCATCCCGTGTTCGTGACTTATTTGAGAACGCGAAGAAAAATGCTCCATGTATCATCTTCATTGATGAGATTGACGCAGTAGGTCGTCAACGTGGTGCTGGTGTTGGTGGCGGACACGACGAACGTGAACAAACGCTTAACCAATTACTAGTTGAAATGGATGGCTTCGGTGCAAATGAAGGAATTATCATCATTGCTGCGACGAACCGCCCAGACATTCTAGACCCTGCATTACTCCGTCCTGGTCGTTTCGACCGTCAAATCACGGTTAACCGTCCAGATCTTAAAGGTCGTGAAGAAGTACTTAAAGTACACGCGAACAACAAGACATTGGATGAAGAGTCTGTTGATCTTCACACCATTGCAATGCGCACTCCTGGATTCTCTGGTGCGGATTTAGAGAACCTTCTTAACGAAGCGGCACTTGTCGCAGCCCGTTCTAATAAAGAGAAGATTGACATGGAATCAGTTGATGAAGCAATTGATCGTGTTATTGCTGGGCCAGCTAAGAAGAGTCGTGTTATTTCTAAGAAAGAACGTAACATCGTTGCTTACCACGAAAGTGGACACACAATCATTGGTATGGTCTTAGATGAGGCTGATGTGGTTCATAAGGTAACGATTGTACCACGTGGCCAAGCTGGTGGTTACGCTGTTATGTTACCGAAAGAAGATCGCTTCTTTATGACGAAGCCAGAGCTTCTTGATAAGATTACAGGTCTGCTTGGTGGACGTGTTGCAGAAGAGGTTACATTTGGCGAAGCAAGTACTGGTGCTCACAACGACTTCCAACGTGCAACTAGCATTGCGCGTAAGATGGTTACTGAGTACGGTATGAGTGAGAAGTTAGGACCTCTTCAATTCGGTAGTACTGGTGGCGGTCAAGTCTTCCTTGGACGCGATATCCAGAACGAGCAGAATTATAGTGACACAATCGCTTATGAGATTGACCAAGAAGTTCAAAGAATCATTATGGACTGTTACAATCGTGCGAAGCAGATTCTAACAGAACACAAAGATAAACTAGAACTAACAGCGCAAACATTGCTTGAGCGTGAAACGCTTGATGCAACGCAAATCCGTTCTCTATTTGATGAAGGCAAGCTCCCTGAAGGGACAGTCGACATCGAGAAGAAACAGGACTCAGCGAGTGAAAATTCTGATGTGAAGGTGAACATTCAGTCTAAAGAAGACGAAGAACCTTCTACAGAAGTAAACCTAGATAAAAAAGACGATAAATAA
- a CDS encoding type III pantothenate kinase, whose amino-acid sequence MIFVLDVGNTNTVLGVFDGDELKYQWRVATDRYKTEDEYGMLVSSLFDHENLKFNDIDGIIISSVVPPIMFSLERMCHRYFEQGPLVVGRSTVDPHLKMGYPNPHEIGADRVVNAVGAVKEYGAPLVIIDFGTATTYCYVDEQERYMGGAIAPGINVSTEALYAKAAKLPRIEIVAPENVVGQSTVEAMQSGIFYGYVGQVDEVVSRMKAQTTHAPKVIATGGLASLIADQSKSIDVVDAHLTLKGLKEIYNLNAGNNE is encoded by the coding sequence ATGATTTTCGTTTTAGATGTAGGGAATACCAATACTGTACTTGGTGTTTTTGACGGAGATGAATTGAAATATCAGTGGCGTGTAGCCACCGACCGATATAAAACGGAAGACGAATATGGTATGCTCGTGAGCTCGTTATTTGACCATGAGAACCTCAAGTTTAATGATATAGATGGGATTATTATATCTTCAGTCGTACCTCCTATTATGTTCTCGCTAGAGCGGATGTGTCACCGTTACTTTGAACAGGGGCCGCTAGTGGTGGGTCGCTCGACGGTAGACCCGCACTTGAAGATGGGATATCCAAATCCCCATGAAATAGGCGCGGACCGAGTTGTGAATGCAGTTGGAGCCGTTAAAGAGTACGGTGCTCCGCTCGTCATAATTGATTTTGGCACCGCGACTACGTACTGTTATGTAGACGAACAGGAACGATATATGGGAGGGGCAATTGCGCCTGGGATCAACGTATCGACAGAGGCATTGTATGCGAAAGCAGCTAAACTCCCTAGGATAGAAATTGTGGCTCCTGAGAATGTCGTCGGACAGTCGACTGTTGAAGCCATGCAATCAGGGATCTTTTATGGCTATGTTGGTCAAGTAGATGAAGTTGTCTCGCGCATGAAGGCACAGACAACTCATGCCCCTAAAGTGATTGCTACAGGTGGGCTAGCTTCATTGATTGCTGACCAATCCAAATCCATTGATGTAGTAGACGCTCATCTGACGTTGAAAGGTTTAAAAGAGATTTACAATTTAAATGCAGGAAATAACGAATAA
- the spoIIE gene encoding stage II sporulation protein E has translation MTTLTRTGGKVMKGSFSATLARGKQKLGDRTRALMIERGLLLFLVAFLLGRAVVLSSVSPFALAFLAAVWLMRKERSINVTIAAVAGAVTISISQGVFVLTASVTFFVIAFLFQRIQAQQRLLPVYVFLASFIPRLVYFYFVDGVETYALVMSGVEAGLSSILVLIFMQSVPLLSPKRITKTLKNEEIICMIILLASILTGTIGWQVYDISVEQVLSRYLVLGLAFIGGAAIGATVGVVTGLILSLANVADLNQMSLLAFSGLLGGLLKEGRKLGVGAGLFVATLLIGIYGDGMEALGPSMIETSVAVLLFFVTPESWIRKMARYIPGTSEHSEEQAQYLQKVRDATASRVEQFSSVFQALSNSFDRAQWQMDEDEQTKETDFFLSNVTEKTCQSCFRKDKCWAQCFDETYGYMQELMTELDEGTFKPRRKLHNDFDRHCVKSDKVIEAMKGELSFYQANQQLKKQVKESRQFVADQLRGVSAVMDDFAKEILKERVNHEQQEEAISSALKSMGFEIEKLDIFSLDPGSVDIEMTLSFYDYKGEGAKIVAPVLSDILNETIVVKHEEVSPFPNGYCQFSFSSSQKYKVDSGVSHAAKDGGFISGDSYSLIELGAGKHAVAISDGMGNGERAHIESTETLRLLQQILQTGIDEEVAIKSINSILSLRTMDEIFSTLDLAVVDLNDAAVKFLKIGSTPSYIKRGDQLIKIEASNLPMGIITDFDVDVVSEQLKPGDLLIMMSDGIFDGPKHVENIDMWLRRKIREMRTEDPQDVADLLLEEVIRTRSGRIEDDMTVLVTKIDHNVPRWAAIPLYGQQAQ, from the coding sequence ATGACAACATTAACACGTACTGGAGGAAAGGTTATGAAGGGGAGCTTTTCAGCGACGCTGGCTAGAGGGAAACAAAAGCTCGGTGATCGGACACGTGCACTTATGATTGAAAGAGGTCTGCTACTCTTTCTTGTTGCATTCCTATTAGGACGAGCTGTTGTATTATCCAGCGTTTCTCCATTTGCGTTAGCGTTCCTGGCGGCGGTTTGGTTAATGCGTAAGGAGAGATCTATTAACGTAACGATTGCGGCAGTGGCTGGGGCGGTAACGATTAGTATCTCGCAGGGCGTGTTTGTGTTAACGGCATCGGTTACCTTCTTTGTGATAGCATTCTTATTTCAAAGGATCCAAGCTCAGCAACGTTTGTTACCAGTCTACGTGTTTTTAGCAAGTTTCATACCTAGGCTAGTCTACTTTTATTTCGTAGATGGGGTAGAAACTTATGCGTTGGTTATGTCGGGGGTAGAGGCCGGATTGAGTTCAATCCTTGTCCTTATCTTTATGCAGAGTGTTCCGCTATTATCACCAAAGCGAATAACGAAAACGTTAAAGAATGAAGAAATTATATGCATGATTATTCTGCTAGCCTCAATCTTGACAGGGACGATTGGGTGGCAGGTTTATGATATATCCGTGGAGCAGGTATTGTCTCGCTATTTAGTGCTTGGATTGGCGTTTATTGGGGGTGCCGCTATTGGCGCAACGGTGGGTGTCGTTACGGGATTGATTTTGAGTCTTGCCAATGTGGCTGATCTCAATCAGATGAGTCTGTTAGCCTTCTCAGGTCTTCTTGGAGGGTTATTAAAAGAAGGGAGAAAACTAGGGGTAGGAGCGGGCCTGTTTGTGGCCACGCTTCTTATTGGAATCTATGGGGATGGGATGGAGGCGCTCGGGCCTTCCATGATTGAAACTTCAGTAGCTGTGCTACTCTTTTTCGTGACGCCTGAAAGTTGGATTCGGAAGATGGCTCGTTACATACCAGGTACGAGCGAGCACTCTGAAGAACAAGCTCAATATCTACAAAAGGTGAGGGATGCAACCGCTAGTCGTGTTGAACAATTTTCAAGCGTATTTCAGGCTTTATCCAATAGCTTTGACCGTGCTCAATGGCAAATGGACGAGGATGAACAAACGAAAGAGACGGATTTCTTCTTAAGTAATGTAACAGAAAAGACTTGTCAATCATGCTTCCGCAAGGATAAGTGCTGGGCGCAGTGCTTTGATGAGACGTATGGATATATGCAAGAACTTATGACGGAACTTGATGAAGGGACGTTCAAACCGCGCCGTAAACTTCATAATGATTTCGATCGACATTGCGTGAAGTCCGATAAAGTGATTGAGGCGATGAAAGGAGAGTTATCATTCTATCAAGCTAACCAACAGTTAAAGAAACAAGTAAAGGAGAGTAGACAATTTGTAGCTGATCAATTAAGAGGGGTTTCGGCGGTAATGGATGACTTTGCAAAGGAGATTCTAAAAGAAAGGGTGAACCATGAACAACAAGAAGAGGCAATTAGTTCTGCTTTAAAGAGTATGGGGTTTGAAATTGAGAAATTAGATATTTTCAGCTTGGACCCAGGAAGCGTGGATATCGAAATGACGCTATCGTTTTACGATTATAAAGGGGAAGGGGCTAAGATTGTTGCGCCTGTCTTATCCGATATACTAAATGAGACGATTGTTGTGAAGCATGAGGAGGTTTCTCCTTTTCCAAACGGATATTGTCAATTTTCATTTAGTTCCTCACAGAAATACAAAGTAGACAGCGGTGTTTCTCATGCTGCTAAGGATGGAGGGTTTATTTCAGGTGATAGTTATTCCTTAATTGAGCTCGGTGCAGGGAAGCATGCAGTTGCCATTAGTGACGGGATGGGGAATGGAGAGCGGGCCCACATCGAAAGTACCGAAACGCTCCGTCTGCTCCAACAAATCTTGCAAACTGGCATCGACGAAGAAGTCGCAATTAAGTCGATTAATTCCATCCTGTCATTACGGACGATGGACGAGATCTTCTCGACACTGGACTTAGCTGTGGTCGATTTGAATGATGCTGCCGTGAAGTTTCTTAAGATTGGTTCTACACCAAGCTATATAAAGAGAGGAGACCAGCTGATTAAGATTGAGGCAAGTAACTTGCCGATGGGGATTATCACAGACTTCGATGTTGATGTTGTGAGTGAGCAGTTAAAGCCAGGGGATTTATTAATCATGATGAGTGATGGTATCTTTGATGGTCCTAAGCATGTCGAGAATATTGATATGTGGCTCAGAAGGAAAATACGTGAGATGAGAACGGAAGACCCGCAAGATGTAGCGGACTTATTATTAGAGGAGGTAATTCGAACAAGATCAGGAAGAATTGAAGATGATATGACTGTATTGGTTACGAAGATTGACCATAACGTACCTAGGTGGGCCGCCATTCCACTCTACGGTCAGCAAGCTCAATAA
- a CDS encoding FtsB family cell division protein, producing the protein MKSERDTVAKIESNYVKQYDAQVSRQKNRQKRLVRRLALFAVLTFVIMGGLLSYHIHQRSLHAEKKADYEELKTEHNQLEQKQANLEEEIQLLKDEDYVLQIARTNYFFSKEGEIIFKLPDSDPSY; encoded by the coding sequence GTGAAGTCTGAGCGAGATACCGTTGCAAAAATTGAGTCCAATTATGTGAAACAGTACGATGCCCAAGTATCAAGACAAAAGAATCGTCAAAAACGTCTCGTGCGCCGATTGGCACTCTTTGCAGTCCTTACCTTCGTGATCATGGGAGGGTTACTTTCTTACCATATTCATCAACGATCCTTACATGCAGAGAAAAAGGCAGATTATGAAGAGTTGAAGACAGAGCATAATCAGCTTGAACAGAAGCAGGCGAACTTAGAGGAAGAGATTCAACTTCTGAAGGATGAAGACTATGTGCTCCAAATTGCGCGTACGAACTATTTCTTCTCCAAAGAGGGAGAAATCATCTTTAAGTTGCCAGATAGCGACCCGTCTTATTGA
- a CDS encoding S1 domain-containing RNA-binding protein gives MSIEVGSKLQGKVTGITNFGAFVELPNGSTGLVHISEVADNYVKDINEHLSKGDQVEVKVINVENDGKIGLSIKKAKENYNSNSNNNNNNSRPNKGRGNRPQRNEKPENFESKMNRFLKDSEDRLASLRKHTESKRGGRGAKKG, from the coding sequence ATGTCAATTGAAGTAGGCAGCAAGTTGCAGGGCAAGGTAACGGGTATTACCAATTTCGGAGCATTCGTTGAGCTTCCAAATGGGTCAACAGGGCTTGTTCACATTAGTGAGGTTGCTGATAATTATGTAAAGGACATTAATGAGCATCTATCTAAAGGCGACCAGGTAGAGGTAAAGGTCATTAATGTTGAAAACGATGGAAAGATTGGTCTATCCATCAAGAAGGCTAAAGAAAACTATAACAGCAATAGTAACAACAATAACAACAATAGCCGCCCTAATAAAGGAAGAGGCAATCGTCCACAACGAAACGAAAAGCCTGAGAACTTTGAATCAAAAATGAATCGTTTTCTTAAAGATAGCGAAGACCGCCTAGCTTCTTTAAGAAAGCACACGGAATCAAAACGTGGTGGTAGAGGTGCTAAGAAAGGTTAA
- the hpt gene encoding hypoxanthine phosphoribosyltransferase, whose amino-acid sequence MHNDIEKVLISEEEIQVKIRELAAQLSEEYNERFPLAIGVLKGAMPFMSDLLKRVDTYLEMDFMDVSSYHGGMESSGEVKIIKDLDTKVEGRDLLIIEDIIDSGLTLSYLVDLFKYRKARSIKIVTLLDKPAGRKGDVKADLAGFEVPDEFVVGYGLDYNEAYRNLPYIGVLKPEVYGGTSKE is encoded by the coding sequence ATGCATAACGATATTGAGAAAGTATTAATATCTGAAGAAGAAATTCAGGTGAAAATACGCGAACTGGCGGCACAGCTTTCTGAGGAGTATAACGAACGTTTCCCGCTTGCGATTGGCGTATTGAAAGGTGCAATGCCGTTCATGTCCGACTTGCTCAAACGCGTGGACACGTATCTTGAGATGGACTTTATGGACGTATCAAGTTATCACGGAGGAATGGAATCTTCTGGTGAGGTTAAAATCATTAAAGACTTAGATACGAAAGTAGAAGGTAGAGATCTTCTTATTATTGAGGATATTATTGATAGCGGCCTGACTCTAAGTTACTTAGTGGACTTGTTCAAATACCGTAAAGCACGCTCTATTAAGATTGTTACGCTTCTTGACAAGCCAGCTGGACGTAAAGGTGACGTGAAAGCGGACCTTGCAGGATTTGAAGTTCCAGACGAGTTCGTTGTTGGTTATGGCCTTGATTATAATGAAGCATATCGTAACCTACCATACATTGGAGTATTGAAACCTGAGGTTTACGGTGGAACTTCTAAAGAATAA
- the tilS gene encoding tRNA lysidine(34) synthetase TilS, producing the protein MHHKITTFANRHHLFTDHMHILVAVSGGPDSMALLHYLKERQTVHGWKLTVLTVDHQLREETSKQDVQYVINKCAEWGIECKNVSLNVPAHKEAYGQSTQVAARELRYRYFAQQMEELEADAIAFGHHGDDQVETVFMNLMRGVEPMHVHGMPVKRPFGGGELIRPMLSVTKADIEQYCVQYELHPRRDESNDEPTYTRNDFRLHVLPFLKQHNPRIHEHIQLFHEYIGEDFTYLMGEAEALFQSALFQKEVGRISFSRQDFLRLSRPLQRRSFHLILNYLYHEPPSDVTYHHWEQYIQLMEGEKAHTSFDLPNGLQVVRSYNDVVVEFRSRHSENDECFCYELAIPGATTTQERHFFETFLSDERTERDSHHFACDVSNISFPLYVRTRKPGDRIRLRGINGHKKVKDLFIDEKIPRSARTYWPIVTDANGQVLWVVGLKKAYVEKGKQSSTWLHLLYKNIEHF; encoded by the coding sequence TTGCATCACAAGATAACTACATTCGCCAACCGACATCATTTATTTACTGACCATATGCATATTCTTGTAGCGGTTTCAGGTGGTCCAGATTCTATGGCTTTGCTTCATTATTTGAAGGAACGTCAAACTGTCCATGGCTGGAAACTGACTGTTTTAACGGTAGATCATCAACTTCGGGAAGAAACTTCGAAACAAGATGTGCAATATGTGATTAACAAGTGTGCGGAATGGGGAATTGAATGCAAGAACGTTTCTTTAAATGTTCCTGCCCATAAAGAGGCATATGGACAAAGTACTCAAGTAGCTGCAAGGGAATTAAGATATCGTTACTTTGCTCAACAGATGGAAGAATTGGAGGCAGACGCAATTGCGTTTGGCCATCATGGTGATGATCAGGTAGAAACGGTATTCATGAATCTCATGCGTGGGGTGGAACCGATGCATGTTCATGGAATGCCTGTTAAGCGACCTTTTGGGGGCGGTGAGTTGATTCGTCCCATGCTATCGGTGACAAAGGCTGATATTGAACAGTACTGTGTGCAATACGAGCTTCATCCGAGGCGGGATGAGTCTAATGACGAACCTACCTATACACGTAATGATTTTCGTCTACATGTTCTGCCGTTTTTGAAGCAACATAATCCAAGAATCCATGAGCATATTCAATTGTTTCACGAATACATAGGGGAAGATTTTACGTATTTGATGGGGGAAGCAGAAGCTCTATTTCAATCCGCTTTGTTTCAGAAAGAGGTAGGACGAATTTCGTTCAGTCGACAAGATTTTCTGCGCCTTTCTCGTCCTTTACAAAGACGTTCCTTTCATCTAATATTAAACTATCTTTATCATGAACCACCTAGTGATGTAACTTATCATCACTGGGAACAGTACATACAGTTAATGGAAGGGGAGAAGGCGCATACGTCCTTTGACCTTCCTAACGGGCTACAAGTGGTTCGATCATATAATGATGTGGTGGTGGAGTTTAGAAGTCGGCATAGTGAAAATGATGAATGTTTTTGCTATGAATTAGCGATTCCTGGAGCTACCACCACTCAGGAACGACATTTTTTCGAAACGTTTCTATCGGATGAACGTACAGAAAGAGACAGTCATCACTTTGCTTGTGATGTAAGTAACATTTCGTTCCCTCTATATGTTCGGACACGCAAGCCAGGAGACAGGATTCGCTTGCGTGGGATAAACGGACATAAAAAGGTGAAAGACCTTTTTATCGATGAGAAAATCCCCCGTTCCGCCCGAACGTATTGGCCTATTGTAACGGATGCAAATGGGCAAGTACTGTGGGTTGTAGGCTTAAAGAAAGCCTATGTCGAAAAGGGAAAACAATCCTCAACCTGGTTGCACCTACTATATAAGAACATTGAACACTTCTAG
- a CDS encoding PAS domain-containing protein: MGTHLLQGDAFYKTLEKAIDHTRVGITITDPTIADNPIVYANESFQQITGYEEDDIIGHNCRFLQGKETDKDAVYQIKRAVENADSIEITILNYRKDGTPFWNELHIDPVYVESEDKTYFIGIQHDVTKQKETEEQLKTSEDEVMALSTPIVSIAEGVSVLPLVGSMSKERIDTISDHITEKISRNREETLIVELSGIRDFNEEVIRGIYRLHDLLNLLGTTLIISGIQPEFAAQSAKLQMDLSTIQTYGTVKEALKYIQ, encoded by the coding sequence ATGGGAACACATTTACTTCAAGGTGATGCGTTTTATAAGACGCTAGAAAAGGCGATTGACCATACACGTGTTGGCATAACCATAACGGACCCAACAATAGCAGACAATCCAATTGTGTATGCGAACGAATCCTTTCAACAGATTACAGGTTATGAGGAAGATGATATTATTGGTCATAATTGTCGTTTTCTTCAGGGGAAAGAGACAGACAAGGATGCCGTTTACCAAATTAAACGGGCTGTTGAAAATGCCGATTCAATTGAGATTACCATTTTAAACTATAGGAAAGATGGGACACCATTTTGGAATGAGCTACATATTGACCCTGTTTATGTAGAGTCGGAGGATAAGACATACTTTATTGGGATTCAGCATGATGTGACGAAGCAGAAAGAGACGGAAGAACAATTAAAGACTTCTGAGGATGAAGTGATGGCTCTATCTACGCCAATCGTTTCTATTGCAGAAGGGGTATCTGTCTTGCCTTTAGTTGGGAGTATGTCTAAAGAGCGGATTGATACAATATCGGATCATATTACAGAGAAGATTTCTAGGAATCGCGAGGAGACGTTAATCGTTGAGTTGTCTGGTATTCGTGATTTTAACGAAGAGGTCATTAGAGGCATCTATCGTTTACATGATCTATTGAACTTATTAGGGACAACCTTAATCATTTCAGGGATTCAGCCGGAATTTGCTGCACAATCAGCCAAACTCCAAATGGACCTATCCACGATTCAAACGTATGGCACTGTAAAGGAAGCATTGAAATATATTCAATAG
- a CDS encoding serine/threonine protein kinase: MNNNGIKLAPGTVVRGKWHGKSYVIGKKLGSGALGTVYLASYNGTEVAVKLSHNSTSITSEVNVLKNFQKVRGKNLGPSLIDVDDWEVGSKQRLSFYAMEYLKGKDLLTFIREKGDDWVGIIVMQLLDSLADLHNEGWVFGDLKPENLLVTYPPAKVRWVDVGGTTQIGRAIKEYTEFYDRGFWGMGSRKAEPTYDLFALGMIMLQVDYPNRFERGGDGTRSLWEHLDRATLIRRYKPVVRKALQGEYHTSEEMKRDVMDALMGQNHADPKPTRMNKPKKFTSRSMTSLKTQRTPSSYRWESVGLMSAVGVFYTVYMLLQWL, from the coding sequence ATGAACAACAATGGGATTAAACTTGCACCTGGGACAGTGGTTCGGGGGAAGTGGCACGGGAAGAGCTATGTCATTGGAAAGAAGTTAGGTTCCGGAGCGCTAGGAACGGTTTATTTAGCTTCTTACAATGGAACGGAGGTCGCGGTTAAGTTAAGCCATAACAGCACATCGATCACGTCAGAGGTGAACGTACTCAAGAACTTTCAGAAGGTCCGGGGAAAAAACCTCGGGCCTTCTTTAATCGATGTGGACGATTGGGAAGTAGGGTCGAAACAACGCCTTTCCTTTTATGCCATGGAATATTTAAAAGGAAAAGATTTGCTTACCTTCATCCGAGAAAAAGGAGACGACTGGGTTGGCATTATTGTGATGCAACTGCTCGATTCACTAGCGGACCTTCATAACGAGGGATGGGTGTTTGGAGATTTAAAACCTGAAAACTTACTAGTCACCTATCCACCAGCAAAGGTCCGATGGGTGGATGTTGGAGGGACAACGCAAATCGGCAGAGCGATTAAAGAGTATACCGAATTTTATGATCGTGGGTTCTGGGGCATGGGGTCTAGAAAGGCCGAACCTACCTATGATTTATTTGCGCTTGGTATGATCATGCTACAGGTGGATTATCCTAACCGTTTTGAGAGAGGGGGGGACGGAACACGTTCATTATGGGAGCATTTAGACCGAGCTACGCTCATTCGTAGGTATAAGCCAGTTGTGAGGAAAGCCCTTCAAGGTGAATACCATACAAGTGAAGAGATGAAGCGGGATGTTATGGATGCACTTATGGGACAGAACCATGCCGATCCTAAGCCAACTCGGATGAATAAACCGAAGAAGTTCACTTCAAGGTCGATGACTTCTCTAAAGACACAACGCACTCCCTCTTCTTACAGGTGGGAAAGTGTAGGTCTAATGAGCGCTGTCGGCGTTTTTTATACGGTGTATATGCTATTACAATGGCTTTAA